In Thermosphaera sp., a genomic segment contains:
- a CDS encoding nickel-dependent hydrogenase large subunit, whose protein sequence is MGVTKVVEIPLALELPVGPQHPALHEPVLLKAYADGEEIVKVEINTGYNHRGIEKLCEKNSFYRDIFIVARVCGICNLVHADCYVRALESILGMEISNRAKYLRVLAMELERLHSHMLINAVMAENIGFDNLFMNIMLDRERIMKAKEILTGNRVLSDYVMVGGVRRDIDEVKKEKIKEILAKTEERLRFYKRVFEEDSSILKRLIDVGKVSREEVLKHSIVGPVARASGVKIDSRASDKYDAYSEIPFNVITRTEGDSWARMMVRWDEALESINIARYVLDNLPSDANPVPDEKKLPRKFPFGEAYTRVEAQRGELTYYVMSDGKSPNPYRVKIRTPSFNNIINTGFMYVGYSIADLPVILTSLDPCISCMERAVIIDLEKNALYKIPIKDLSRGFR, encoded by the coding sequence ATGGGAGTGACCAAGGTAGTAGAAATTCCCTTGGCGCTTGAGTTGCCAGTCGGGCCCCAGCACCCAGCTCTTCACGAACCAGTTTTACTCAAAGCTTACGCCGACGGCGAGGAAATCGTTAAGGTTGAAATTAACACTGGTTATAATCACAGAGGGATAGAGAAACTTTGCGAAAAGAATTCGTTTTACCGCGACATCTTTATTGTTGCCAGAGTTTGCGGGATATGTAATCTCGTCCATGCGGATTGCTATGTAAGGGCGCTGGAGAGCATCCTTGGTATGGAAATCAGTAATAGAGCGAAGTATCTAAGGGTTCTTGCCATGGAGCTTGAGCGTTTACATAGTCACATGTTAATCAACGCCGTTATGGCTGAGAACATTGGATTCGACAACCTGTTCATGAATATTATGCTGGACCGTGAAAGAATCATGAAGGCAAAAGAAATCCTTACCGGAAATAGAGTGTTATCCGATTACGTTATGGTTGGAGGAGTCAGGAGAGACATAGATGAGGTTAAAAAGGAGAAGATTAAAGAGATCTTAGCTAAAACCGAGGAAAGGTTGAGATTCTACAAGCGCGTTTTCGAAGAGGACTCTAGCATTCTAAAGAGACTAATAGATGTTGGCAAAGTCTCGAGAGAAGAGGTCTTAAAACACTCCATCGTCGGACCCGTCGCACGGGCTTCTGGCGTCAAAATAGATTCACGTGCTAGCGATAAATACGATGCCTATAGCGAGATACCTTTCAACGTAATAACGAGGACCGAGGGAGACTCATGGGCGAGAATGATGGTTCGATGGGATGAGGCATTAGAATCCATCAATATAGCTAGGTATGTGTTGGATAATCTTCCCAGCGACGCTAACCCTGTTCCGGATGAGAAAAAGCTTCCGAGAAAATTCCCGTTTGGTGAAGCTTATACTAGAGTAGAGGCTCAGCGAGGCGAGCTAACCTATTACGTGATGAGCGATGGTAAATCTCCTAATCCATACAGGGTAAAAATCAGAACTCCAAGCTTCAACAACATTATAAACACGGGCTTTATGTACGTGGGCTATTCAATAGCAGATTTACCCGTTATTTTGACTTCTCTAGATCCTTGCATATCGTGTATGGAGAGAGCTGTAATTATCGATCTCGAGAAGAATGCTTTATACAAAATCCCCATTAAAGATCTGTCAAGGGGATTTAGATGA
- a CDS encoding proton-conducting transporter membrane subunit → MMDALAFNLTGLLVPVLAVIAFATPLLDKLTKNKSIIGLLSVVAGAWASFSSSVIYYWVVKNQRPIVYGFGGWPPHFGISYAVDGLNGIIGLMTSWVFLAIALYSLWYSKHLDEPVWYHVLLIGLLAGMLGCLYTGDAFNLFVMLEVLGISAYGLVAYHKERAEAVEASAKYALIGAVATTIYFTALIVIYATYGSLNMGVLSCLSRAPSCTPVLPVTGNVEVYKIAALIAVSMSLWVFTYKAALFPNHFWLPDAHPEAPTPVSAALSGLVVNIGVYATIRFLYTIFGEGSLLGEYRNLVLIALFVLGVVGALIGALMMMIQKDIKRLLAYSTISHMGLIFMVIATPAFSNNSRVVELSIAAVVLHIISHGVSKALLFMTSGIFIDSAGTRNMDDMRGVGRKHPLASTAFTIGFLNLIGLVPFIGFFSKLLMYQAYSEAGWALGNIILIGVSALSIPGYLKALYSVIFATGNQREGDVSTRRVELLMLILSASLVILGAAVVLLLGLVSEPRLMSISREGVVNYIHETFHAILKLGGVNP, encoded by the coding sequence ATGATGGATGCGCTTGCATTCAACTTGACTGGTCTACTCGTCCCAGTTCTCGCTGTGATAGCGTTCGCCACACCCCTCCTAGACAAATTAACGAAGAATAAAAGCATCATTGGACTTCTAAGCGTGGTGGCCGGAGCTTGGGCATCTTTCAGTAGCTCGGTGATATACTACTGGGTAGTTAAAAACCAGAGGCCGATAGTATACGGCTTTGGTGGCTGGCCTCCACACTTTGGAATAAGCTATGCAGTCGATGGTTTGAACGGGATAATCGGTTTAATGACTTCGTGGGTTTTCTTAGCAATAGCGTTGTACTCACTATGGTATAGTAAACATCTCGATGAACCAGTATGGTATCACGTACTATTAATAGGCTTGCTCGCAGGCATGCTGGGATGTCTCTACACCGGCGATGCTTTCAACTTATTCGTTATGCTCGAAGTGCTTGGGATATCGGCTTACGGGCTAGTAGCATATCATAAGGAGAGGGCAGAGGCCGTTGAAGCGTCGGCAAAGTACGCTTTAATTGGGGCTGTGGCTACAACAATATACTTCACAGCTCTCATCGTCATTTACGCAACATACGGTTCCCTAAACATGGGTGTTCTATCATGTCTATCGAGAGCTCCGTCTTGCACCCCAGTATTGCCTGTTACAGGGAACGTGGAGGTATACAAGATCGCGGCATTAATAGCCGTTTCAATGTCCCTCTGGGTATTCACCTATAAGGCCGCCCTCTTCCCCAACCACTTCTGGCTTCCAGACGCGCATCCTGAAGCCCCAACTCCCGTTTCAGCAGCCCTATCAGGATTAGTAGTGAATATTGGAGTCTACGCTACTATAAGATTCTTGTACACAATATTCGGCGAGGGAAGCCTGCTTGGCGAATATAGGAATTTGGTTCTAATAGCCCTGTTCGTCCTGGGAGTCGTAGGTGCCCTCATTGGAGCATTAATGATGATGATTCAAAAGGATATCAAAAGGCTGCTGGCATACAGTACCATAAGCCACATGGGCCTTATTTTTATGGTGATAGCCACTCCAGCTTTCTCAAATAATTCAAGAGTAGTCGAGCTGAGCATCGCAGCAGTGGTATTGCATATAATATCTCATGGGGTTTCAAAAGCCCTTCTCTTCATGACTAGCGGAATCTTTATAGATTCAGCCGGGACTAGAAACATGGACGATATGAGGGGTGTTGGCAGAAAACATCCATTGGCATCAACTGCCTTCACAATAGGATTCCTAAATCTGATAGGACTGGTGCCCTTCATTGGTTTCTTCTCGAAATTGCTGATGTATCAAGCATATTCTGAAGCGGGCTGGGCGTTAGGGAACATCATTTTAATCGGTGTTTCAGCCCTTTCAATCCCCGGATACCTGAAGGCTCTTTACTCAGTGATCTTCGCTACTGGTAATCAAAGAGAAGGAGATGTTTCTACTAGAAGGGTTGAACTGTTAATGCTAATCTTATCCGCGTCCCTAGTTATATTGGGAGCGGCCGTGGTTTTATTATTGGGATTAGTATCCGAACCTAGACTAATGTCTATTTCAAGGGAAGGGGTCGTTAATTATATCCATGAAACTTTTCATGCGATCTTAAAGCTGGGAGGTGTAAATCCATGA
- the hypE gene encoding hydrogenase expression/formation protein HypE, with the protein METYITLSQGAGGLESIEFIEKIVVRKVPDILRKTLGGHGLDILDDGSFIKVGEIYVVFSSDSYTVKPLFYPGGNIGELAASGVLNDLVMMGSRPVAFMDNIIVEEGFPIKDLEIIIESMVKILRENNVALIGGDFKVMPRGTLDKLVISGYGVGVTQEPPIVDDVRIGDVIIVTNNIAEHGAAILAAQLGMDNENYTLRSDSKPLVKTVLPVIEKYRGYVHAARDPTRGGLSSILNEWIKGKPFSIIIDESKLPLRDEVKTFLEMLGIDPLTVASEGVAVLSVSKDVSNEVLEMLRANGENPSIIGEVAPPESEALNGRVIGVTEIGGKRIIKGDALNLPRIC; encoded by the coding sequence ATGGAGACCTACATAACTTTATCTCAAGGTGCAGGAGGCTTAGAATCTATAGAGTTCATTGAAAAAATAGTGGTTAGAAAAGTTCCAGATATTCTTCGTAAAACACTTGGTGGACATGGACTGGATATATTGGACGATGGCTCCTTCATTAAAGTCGGAGAAATCTACGTGGTTTTTTCTAGCGACTCGTACACCGTGAAACCCTTGTTTTACCCGGGAGGAAATATCGGGGAGCTGGCGGCATCAGGCGTATTGAATGATCTAGTGATGATGGGTAGCAGACCGGTAGCCTTCATGGACAACATTATCGTTGAGGAGGGTTTTCCGATAAAGGACTTGGAAATAATCATTGAATCCATGGTAAAAATCCTTAGAGAAAACAATGTTGCGTTGATCGGGGGAGATTTCAAAGTAATGCCGAGGGGAACGCTCGACAAACTGGTGATATCTGGCTACGGAGTAGGGGTTACTCAAGAGCCCCCCATCGTAGATGATGTAAGAATTGGGGATGTCATCATAGTAACCAACAATATAGCAGAGCACGGTGCCGCGATTTTGGCGGCACAGCTAGGGATGGATAATGAAAATTACACTTTGAGAAGCGATTCAAAACCCCTTGTCAAAACGGTGCTTCCCGTAATTGAGAAATACCGTGGTTATGTTCATGCTGCAAGGGATCCAACAAGGGGAGGTCTTTCATCAATATTAAATGAATGGATAAAGGGTAAGCCTTTCTCAATAATAATAGATGAATCCAAGCTTCCATTGAGAGACGAAGTTAAAACATTCCTTGAGATGCTGGGGATTGACCCATTGACTGTCGCATCCGAGGGGGTCGCTGTACTTAGCGTGAGCAAGGATGTAAGCAATGAAGTATTGGAGATGCTGAGGGCAAATGGGGAGAATCCTTCAATAATAGGGGAGGTTGCTCCACCTGAGAGTGAGGCGCTCAATGGTAGAGTAATAGGTGTCACAGAGATTGGTGGAAAAAGGATCATTAAAGGTGACGCACTAAACCTTCCCAGAATCTGCTGA
- a CDS encoding NADH-quinone oxidoreductase subunit C codes for MNAPGDLHFISEYILETQIVKPDRKVYVFKREDLRRIFEKLIENLGPSSFYISTIIGTDLKDEGKIRLDYYVVFLPKEETIVFRTFLPRDDPTIDSLIDMFPGALSGECETYDLLGVVFKGNSFLRRGFFVPHEIVEADKYPLRKDSGV; via the coding sequence ATGAATGCTCCCGGAGACCTCCATTTTATTTCTGAATATATTTTGGAAACGCAGATTGTGAAACCAGATCGGAAGGTTTATGTTTTCAAGCGTGAAGATTTGAGAAGAATATTTGAGAAACTCATCGAAAATCTGGGCCCCTCATCTTTCTACATCTCAACCATTATCGGAACAGATTTGAAGGATGAAGGAAAAATAAGGTTGGATTACTACGTTGTCTTTTTACCGAAGGAAGAAACTATAGTTTTTAGAACTTTTCTCCCAAGAGATGATCCCACGATAGACTCGCTCATAGATATGTTTCCTGGTGCGCTCTCGGGAGAATGCGAGACTTATGATCTTTTAGGGGTTGTTTTCAAAGGAAACTCTTTTTTGAGAAGAGGATTCTTTGTGCCCCATGAGATAGTTGAGGCGGATAAATACCCATTGAGAAAAGATAGCGGTGTATGA
- a CDS encoding sodium:proton antiporter: protein MINPEFLNTYLLSIVIFSLLLNTALALYGIFYKPHYIKKVICLTILSDTANTFAIYIGYRRWLNDGTINPRPPVLPTTEVSPGVLSQFLARAVDPLPQALVLTAVVIGLAVTVFLIFLGHQLYLHYGTLDMRRIRKLKG, encoded by the coding sequence ATGATTAACCCGGAGTTTCTAAATACTTACTTGCTCTCAATAGTTATATTCTCGCTTTTACTGAACACTGCATTAGCATTATATGGCATATTCTATAAACCACACTACATTAAAAAAGTGATCTGCTTAACAATATTGTCCGACACAGCCAACACTTTCGCAATATACATTGGATACCGCCGCTGGCTGAATGACGGGACAATTAATCCGAGACCCCCAGTCTTACCAACCACAGAAGTGTCGCCTGGAGTCCTATCCCAATTCCTAGCCAGGGCTGTTGACCCCCTCCCCCAAGCCTTAGTACTAACCGCGGTTGTCATAGGGCTTGCCGTGACGGTTTTCCTCATATTTCTGGGTCATCAGCTCTACCTGCATTATGGAACACTCGACATGAGAAGGATTAGGAAGTTAAAGGGGTGA
- a CDS encoding Na+/H+ antiporter subunit E yields MKILNTLLIALLCFTIYILFSGSISTYDIVTGAGVGVITGYLFSNITIKNPRKTLNPKRWIFTVFYAIRYLIVDETRAHIDVIKRILHPRTPVNPAIVKVPFEVSTEYAITGIANSITNTPGTVVVDVNLEEKVFYVHWIDAKSIEPHKARQMISSVFEKYAKIIFE; encoded by the coding sequence ATGAAGATTCTCAATACACTTTTAATCGCTCTCTTATGCTTCACAATATACATTTTATTCTCCGGAAGCATTTCAACATACGACATTGTCACTGGGGCTGGGGTAGGAGTTATAACAGGATATCTGTTTTCAAATATAACTATTAAAAATCCGAGGAAAACGTTAAACCCCAAACGATGGATTTTTACAGTATTTTACGCAATACGTTACCTTATCGTAGATGAGACAAGGGCGCACATAGACGTTATTAAACGTATTCTACACCCAAGAACGCCTGTTAACCCTGCGATTGTCAAGGTTCCATTTGAGGTTTCAACAGAATACGCTATAACAGGGATAGCAAACTCGATCACGAATACTCCAGGTACAGTTGTTGTAGATGTGAATCTCGAGGAAAAGGTCTTCTATGTTCACTGGATTGATGCAAAAAGCATCGAGCCTCACAAAGCTAGACAAATGATCTCATCCGTGTTTGAGAAATATGCAAAAATAATTTTCGAATAA
- a CDS encoding NADH-quinone oxidoreductase subunit B family protein — MVQLSKTQQACQGRCKVIRYSPWLVHFNTGACNGCDIEVLASITPLYDPERFGVKLAPSIRHGDILVVTGAVTKKSGERLKRLYDQMPSPKFVVAVGACAVDGGVFYKSYSVEGGADKAVPVSMYIPGCPPRPEAILDGIVKLLKKLEAEVENK, encoded by the coding sequence GTGGTTCAACTGTCTAAGACCCAGCAAGCTTGCCAGGGGCGTTGCAAAGTCATCAGATACTCGCCATGGTTAGTTCACTTCAACACTGGAGCATGCAACGGATGTGACATAGAGGTATTAGCCTCAATAACACCTCTCTACGACCCCGAGAGATTTGGGGTTAAATTAGCCCCCAGTATAAGACATGGAGATATTCTAGTGGTCACCGGAGCAGTAACGAAGAAGTCGGGAGAAAGATTGAAAAGACTTTATGACCAGATGCCGAGTCCCAAGTTCGTCGTAGCCGTCGGTGCCTGCGCTGTCGATGGAGGAGTTTTCTATAAGTCCTATAGCGTGGAGGGAGGAGCGGACAAGGCTGTCCCCGTGTCTATGTACATCCCTGGATGCCCCCCAAGACCCGAGGCTATCTTAGATGGAATAGTTAAACTTTTAAAGAAGCTTGAGGCCGAGGTCGAGAATAAATGA
- the hypF gene encoding carbamoyltransferase HypF, whose protein sequence is MIATRLLVVGVVQGVGFRPFVDRVVRGLGLNGYVKNIGGSEVEIFLEGDELLIYEFIAALINERPPPAEIEELFIEFTEPLGFTGFRIEKSGSDKALGSMIPPDFAMCQDCLAEILDPSNPRYMYPFNSCAWCGPRFSMMYKVPYDRENTSMSKFPLCDRCLKEYRDPENVRRYHAQGISCPMDGPKVFLMDRDFRTIETKDPISEAAKLIDEGWIVAIKGIGGYHIAASASNDDVVLKLRKRKNRPYKPFAIMGLDTSVLKLLVKITKEDESLLNSPQAPILILPKKDETPVSRYVSPGLSHEGVFRAYTPLHYLLLMNTKDKFAIMTSGNSSGSPMCISDECAKNKLKPIVDFYLVHNREIVNRVDDSVLRKTGEHYLFLRRSRGYAPKWIRIGRSFESKILAFGGDLSNTFAIGFDDKVVISQYIGDLDSPDNLAELSEYIGFFLDAYGLGYRNLRVVVDKHKGYFSRRIGVEFAQRHGCEWVEVQHHYAHLLGAAFDNGLEGRIAGVALDGLGWGDDESIWGGEVIVFDTFKGGYERVGTINWVPITSDVDARKTRRLITLYFTRRGWSFEEILRLLNLKSREELIEHRMIHESVTKGKFVKATSTGRILDLVSNILGIAEERTYDGEPAIKLESVAHLSREPPILLEPGRITQTSELYVFDYDNLVDTIIEAKDSLNKSILAKSFLYSYGYYVGELVLMSAVKRGVDVIVASGGAIVNDYIYQGLKDRLALEGLTVHIPRRIPPGDGGLSFGQVIAAMLSQQY, encoded by the coding sequence TTGATAGCTACAAGATTACTCGTCGTCGGTGTTGTACAGGGAGTCGGGTTTAGACCATTCGTTGATAGAGTTGTGAGAGGGCTGGGGCTAAACGGTTATGTTAAAAACATAGGAGGATCTGAGGTTGAGATATTCTTAGAGGGCGATGAGTTGTTAATATACGAGTTTATTGCTGCCCTCATTAATGAGAGGCCGCCGCCTGCAGAAATAGAGGAGTTATTTATAGAATTTACTGAGCCCCTGGGGTTTACCGGCTTTCGCATAGAAAAAAGCGGATCTGATAAGGCGTTGGGTTCGATGATTCCGCCGGATTTTGCAATGTGTCAGGACTGCTTAGCTGAGATTTTAGATCCGTCAAACCCTAGATACATGTATCCTTTCAACTCGTGCGCATGGTGCGGGCCTAGATTCTCCATGATGTATAAGGTTCCATATGATCGTGAAAACACAAGTATGAGCAAATTCCCATTATGCGATCGATGTCTTAAGGAGTACAGGGACCCGGAAAATGTAAGAAGATATCATGCTCAGGGAATCAGCTGTCCCATGGATGGTCCCAAAGTATTTCTGATGGATAGAGATTTTCGAACCATTGAGACAAAAGACCCAATATCTGAGGCCGCCAAATTGATTGACGAGGGATGGATTGTTGCTATCAAAGGCATCGGAGGTTATCACATAGCGGCTTCAGCCTCCAATGATGACGTGGTTTTAAAGCTGAGAAAAAGGAAGAACAGGCCATACAAACCATTCGCTATAATGGGTCTCGATACATCCGTTTTAAAACTCTTAGTGAAAATTACGAAAGAAGACGAGTCCTTGCTGAATTCCCCACAAGCACCCATTCTCATCCTTCCTAAGAAGGATGAAACACCTGTCTCAAGATATGTGTCGCCTGGTTTAAGCCACGAGGGCGTTTTCCGTGCTTACACACCCCTTCACTACTTACTTCTAATGAATACTAAGGATAAATTTGCAATAATGACCAGCGGCAACTCCTCTGGTTCTCCAATGTGTATCTCAGATGAGTGTGCAAAGAACAAGCTTAAACCTATAGTTGACTTTTATCTGGTCCACAATAGAGAGATCGTTAACCGCGTCGACGATAGCGTTCTCAGAAAGACTGGCGAACACTATTTATTTCTAAGGAGGAGCAGAGGATATGCTCCAAAATGGATCAGAATAGGGAGAAGTTTTGAAAGCAAAATTCTAGCCTTTGGAGGAGATCTATCGAACACCTTCGCAATAGGGTTTGATGATAAAGTAGTTATCTCACAGTATATTGGGGATCTCGATTCTCCAGATAATCTCGCAGAATTAAGTGAATACATTGGCTTCTTCCTAGATGCTTACGGTTTAGGCTATAGAAATCTCAGAGTTGTTGTGGATAAACACAAAGGCTATTTCTCGCGCAGAATCGGGGTGGAATTCGCTCAAAGACACGGGTGCGAATGGGTTGAAGTACAGCACCACTATGCCCATCTCCTTGGGGCCGCATTTGATAATGGTTTGGAAGGTCGGATAGCTGGAGTAGCGTTGGATGGATTAGGGTGGGGGGATGACGAGTCTATCTGGGGTGGAGAGGTAATAGTGTTCGATACTTTCAAGGGGGGATACGAAAGAGTAGGGACTATAAACTGGGTGCCTATAACGAGTGATGTAGATGCGAGAAAAACTCGAAGATTAATCACACTATACTTCACGAGAAGAGGTTGGTCTTTCGAAGAAATCCTAAGGCTCTTGAATCTCAAAAGTAGGGAAGAACTTATCGAACATAGAATGATACATGAATCAGTAACTAAAGGTAAATTCGTAAAAGCCACTAGTACTGGAAGAATTCTAGATCTCGTCTCAAACATTCTCGGTATAGCTGAGGAGAGAACGTATGATGGTGAGCCAGCAATAAAACTAGAGTCTGTTGCTCACCTTAGCAGAGAGCCGCCTATACTTTTAGAGCCTGGTCGCATTACACAAACGAGCGAACTGTATGTTTTCGACTATGATAATCTTGTTGACACCATAATTGAAGCCAAGGACTCGTTGAATAAGTCCATTCTCGCCAAAAGTTTCCTCTACTCATATGGATATTACGTGGGCGAGCTCGTCTTAATGTCAGCAGTCAAACGGGGCGTTGACGTTATAGTGGCTAGTGGCGGTGCTATCGTCAATGATTACATATATCAAGGCCTGAAAGATCGCCTAGCTCTCGAGGGTTTAACTGTTCATATACCGCGTAGAATCCCTCCAGGAGACGGAGGATTGTCTTTCGGACAAGTCATTGCTGCCATGCTCTCTCAACAATATTAG
- the mnhG gene encoding monovalent cation/H(+) antiporter subunit G encodes MLKDIIIYLGLALIGLGGLSDLIASIGMHRFKNFYLRLHATTVGTIWGAVFPIIGASLIAFVYDELGSYRYLMGGAGLVTSLIILLLAPAGSHALARAVHRSRIVKVSPCIHDELDPELCGDKI; translated from the coding sequence ATGCTAAAGGATATTATCATCTATTTAGGCTTAGCCTTAATAGGTTTAGGAGGATTAAGCGACCTAATAGCTTCAATAGGCATGCATCGATTTAAAAACTTCTATCTACGCCTCCATGCCACTACAGTCGGCACGATATGGGGAGCGGTGTTTCCCATTATCGGGGCCTCGCTAATCGCGTTTGTGTACGATGAATTGGGTTCTTACAGATATTTAATGGGCGGAGCGGGCCTAGTTACCTCATTAATCATTTTGCTACTTGCACCCGCCGGATCCCATGCGTTAGCTCGTGCAGTGCATAGATCTAGGATAGTTAAAGTGTCTCCATGTATTCACGATGAGTTAGACCCGGAATTGTGTGGTGATAAGATTTGA
- a CDS encoding hydrogenase subunit MbhD domain-containing protein, whose translation MISAETLIYLFMALAGIGSTVSVYYAVIEKDLIKAVIYSAIQSTFYALLYFLLMAPDIVLVYLPVAVGLIPGVLILLISKTERVEQDEESV comes from the coding sequence TTGATCTCGGCTGAAACCCTTATTTACTTGTTTATGGCGCTTGCTGGAATAGGTTCAACTGTATCCGTTTACTACGCTGTAATCGAAAAGGATCTGATTAAAGCTGTAATCTATAGCGCAATTCAAAGTACTTTTTATGCGCTTCTTTACTTCTTACTGATGGCGCCTGATATAGTCCTCGTTTATCTTCCGGTCGCAGTGGGTCTTATACCCGGAGTGCTAATCCTCTTAATAAGTAAAACTGAGAGGGTGGAGCAAGATGAGGAGTCTGTTTAA
- a CDS encoding Na(+)/H(+) antiporter subunit B, with protein sequence MRSLFKILLIIFVVLGFSLLLTLASEYFIPGMEVRPLAIFYLSTTLNPWMQNLTANSPEAVTAIVWDYRGLDTLFETAVFYLALIAGISLARGISLKANPGKEGGLSVIVKSVTKITAPMIIAVGASIGLHGHLTPGGGFQGGATIAVIPLLIIIVFSIYYLLNRRVTKENMLMLRSIGLVGIGVTALAAFLTGLVLGESAYVFQNMAKPTSPVTFPATLNGFLISGSLWFFNFFEMIAVAAGFTIAFLLLTYPSRSEGEEK encoded by the coding sequence ATGAGGAGTCTGTTTAAGATCTTACTCATCATATTCGTAGTTCTCGGTTTCAGTCTTTTACTTACACTAGCATCTGAGTACTTTATTCCCGGAATGGAGGTCAGGCCTCTGGCAATTTTCTATCTATCAACAACGTTGAATCCGTGGATGCAAAATCTCACAGCAAATTCACCTGAAGCTGTAACAGCAATCGTATGGGATTACAGAGGATTGGACACGCTTTTCGAGACCGCGGTGTTCTATCTAGCGTTAATAGCGGGGATTTCTCTAGCTCGCGGAATATCATTGAAAGCCAACCCGGGAAAAGAGGGAGGATTATCCGTTATTGTTAAATCCGTGACAAAGATAACAGCGCCTATGATAATTGCTGTTGGAGCATCCATCGGTCTTCACGGCCACCTAACCCCTGGGGGAGGCTTCCAAGGTGGAGCAACGATAGCTGTCATTCCACTACTCATCATCATTGTCTTCTCTATCTATTACCTATTGAACAGGAGAGTCACGAAAGAAAACATGCTTATGCTTAGAAGCATAGGCTTGGTTGGGATTGGTGTAACCGCATTAGCCGCATTTCTAACTGGGTTAGTATTAGGTGAATCTGCCTATGTATTTCAAAACATGGCTAAGCCTACCTCGCCTGTCACGTTTCCTGCTACGTTAAATGGTTTCCTTATCAGCGGATCGCTTTGGTTTTTCAACTTTTTTGAAATGATCGCGGTGGCGGCTGGATTCACTATCGCATTCTTGTTATTGACTTATCCCTCTAGAAGCGAGGGCGAGGAAAAATGA
- a CDS encoding MrpF/PhaF family protein → MDLVQTTILIFLPLFLTSIVLYLIRAVKGPTIGDQILAIDSLTYDLAALLVILGLFFREPILIVTAIPLALWIYSLDIYIAKYLEKREMGE, encoded by the coding sequence ATGGATCTAGTTCAAACCACTATCTTAATTTTCTTACCACTCTTCTTAACGTCTATCGTTTTATACTTGATAAGGGCGGTCAAAGGCCCCACTATTGGAGACCAAATATTGGCTATAGATTCATTGACTTATGACTTAGCAGCCCTGCTTGTTATACTCGGGTTGTTCTTCAGGGAACCAATACTAATCGTAACCGCAATTCCATTAGCATTATGGATCTACTCGCTTGACATTTACATAGCAAAATACCTTGAAAAGAGGGAGATGGGTGAATAG
- a CDS encoding HypC/HybG/HupF family hydrogenase formation chaperone, with the protein MCLGVPGEVVQVSDTSTPPTAKVRVGGVVKEVLIATDESISPGDYVIVHAGVIISKINREEYYELVKLIESISGLGGELEL; encoded by the coding sequence ATGTGCCTTGGAGTTCCAGGAGAAGTCGTTCAAGTCAGCGATACCTCTACACCTCCAACCGCGAAAGTTAGAGTTGGAGGGGTTGTAAAAGAAGTATTAATCGCAACCGACGAGAGTATCTCGCCCGGGGATTATGTTATCGTACATGCTGGAGTAATTATTAGTAAAATCAACAGGGAAGAATACTATGAACTAGTCAAACTAATTGAATCTATTTCTGGTCTGGGCGGCGAACTAGAGTTGTGA
- a CDS encoding 4Fe-4S binding protein, translating into MRRPKLLKLTLTNVLSKPATIQYPYEPTVIEPDFRGRHYADLSKCTGCSLCSIECPADTIKMTPIPPEYEPPKTNPRKIYPVIFYGRCVFCYRCITVCPFNAYVVSNEYRLSDAAKQDSSMLSLSTLSKKG; encoded by the coding sequence ATGAGAAGGCCCAAGCTTTTAAAGCTCACACTCACCAACGTGCTATCTAAACCAGCAACAATCCAATATCCATATGAACCCACTGTTATAGAGCCGGATTTTAGAGGGAGACATTATGCCGATTTGTCCAAGTGTACAGGATGCTCCCTGTGTAGCATTGAATGCCCAGCAGATACAATCAAAATGACACCCATACCCCCGGAGTATGAGCCTCCAAAAACGAACCCCAGGAAGATATATCCTGTAATTTTCTACGGAAGGTGTGTTTTCTGTTACCGATGCATCACAGTGTGCCCCTTCAATGCTTATGTAGTGAGTAATGAATACAGGCTTTCAGATGCCGCTAAACAAGACTCTTCTATGCTCTCCTTATCCACGTTAAGTAAGAAGGGGTGA